From a single Rosa rugosa chromosome 7, drRosRugo1.1, whole genome shotgun sequence genomic region:
- the LOC133722507 gene encoding AP2-like ethylene-responsive transcription factor At2g41710, whose product MASSSSDPGPKTESGSGSGGGAEPSEAAAAAAAVATDQQLLYRGLKKAKKERGCTAKERISKMPPCAAGKRSSIYRGVTRHRWTGRYEAHLWDKSTWNQNQNKKGKQVYLGAYDDEEAAARAYDLAALKYWGPGTLINFPVTDYTRDLEEMQNVSREEYLASLRRKSSGFSRGMSKYRALSSRWEPSFGRMGGSEYFNSIHYGTGDDPATDNEFLGTFCIERKIDLTSYIKWWGPNKTRQADSMIKSSEEAKHGFAGDSGGELKTLEWESQPTEPYQMPRLGVCHEGKKHNGARVSAMSILSRSPAYKSLQEKASIKQEKNADNDENENKNTIHKKDHGKAIEKSTSHDAGDERLNASLGMSGGLSLQRNAFPLTPFLSAPLLTNYNMIDPLVDPILWTSLAPVLPEVTKTETSASFSLFRPEE is encoded by the exons ATGGCTTCGTCGTCCTCGGATCCTGGTCCGAAGACCGAAAGCGGAAgcggcagcggcggcggagCGGAGCCCTCGGaagcagcggcggcggcggcggcggtggcgACCGATCAGCAATTGCTTTACAGAGGGCTGAAGAAAGcgaagaaagagagaggttgCACGGCCAAAGAGCGCATCAGCAAAATGCCTCCCTGTGCCGCTGGAAAACGCAGCTCCATTTACCGCGGAGTCACTCG GCATAGGTGGACGGGTCGTTACGAAGCTCATCTATGGGATAAAAGTACCTGGAACCAGAACCAGAATAAGAAGGGAAAgcaag TTTACTTGG GCGCGTATGATGATGAAGAGGCTGCAGCCAGAGCTTATGATCTTGCTGCCTTGAAATATTGGGGCCCTGGCACTCTGATTAATTTTCCT GTTACTGACTACACAAGAGATCTCGAAGAGATGCAGAATGTGTCAAGGGAGGAATATCTTGCATCTCTTCGCAG GAAGAGCAGTGGCTTCTCTAGAGGAATGTCTAAATATCGCGCGCTCTCAAG CCGTTGGGAGCCATCGTTTGGTCGTATGGGTGGATCTGAATACTTCAATAGCATCCATTATG GCACAGGAGATGATCCAGCAACAGACAATGAATTTTTAGGAACGTTTTGCATTGAAAGAAAGATTGATTTAACAAGTTACATCAAGTGGTGGGGGCCTAACAAAACTCGTCAAGCGGACAGCATGATAAAATCATCTGAGGAAGCAAAACATGGTTTTGCTGGAGATAGTGGAGGTGAACTTAAAACATTGGAATGGGAATCCCAGCCTACTGAACCATACCAGATGCCACGTTTGGGTGTCTGCCATGAAGGTAAAAAGCATAATGGTGCTAGAGTCTCTGCCATGAGCATCTTGTCACGGTCACCTGCTTATAAGAGCTTACAAGAGAAAGCATCAATTAAGCAAGAAAAGAATGCAGATAATGACgagaatgaaaacaaaaatacgatccacaaaaAGGACCATGGCAAGGCAATTGAGAAATCCACAAGTCATGATGCTGGGGATGAGAGACTGAATGCTTCATTAGGAATGAGTGGTGGATTGTCTCTCCAGAGGAATGCATTCCCATTGACTCCGTTCTTGTCTGCGCCACTGCTGACCAACTACAACATGATTGATCCATTAGTAGACCCCATTCTTTGGACATCTCTTGCTCCTGTTCTTCCCGAG GTTACAAAGACTGAGACCAGTGCAAGTTTCAGTTTATTTCGGCCTGAGGAATGA